The Bubalus kerabau isolate K-KA32 ecotype Philippines breed swamp buffalo chromosome 14, PCC_UOA_SB_1v2, whole genome shotgun sequence genome segment cggggcgggggcggggctggaACATCCTGCAGGAGGAGCCTGAGGAGGGAAGCACCTGAAAGGCCCAGCACTGGGCGCTcctcccttcctgcaacagtttcacttttgttttcctgtttcagggtgtggggagggagtcCTGGCTGAAGGCCCGGGCTGGGGCGGCTCAGGCTGGGGTCAGGAAGTGTAAGTGGGGGGATGTAGGTCGCCTGCATAGTGAAGGGGGCGTCAGGGAACGCTACCAAGGGACCCGGACTGCGTGAGGCGGACTAGTGGGGCTGCTGCCTACCCCCTCTTCTGGCCCCAGGGTGGCGATGGGGGAGGCGGAGGCGGAGGTGGGAGCTGCAGTGGAGCTCAGTGGTCTGCCCTCCAGCATCCCAGACGAGCTGCTCACGCTCTACTTCGAGAACCGCCGAAGCTCCGGGGGTGGGCCTGTGGCGAGTTGGCAGAGACTCGGCCACGGGGGCATCCTCACCTTTGAGGAGCCTGCAGGTAAGGGACCAACGGAAAGGGGCAGCCTGGGCTCCGCTGGCCGCCGGCCCTGACCACACACTCCCCTCGCCCGCAGATGCCGCGAGGGTCCTGGCCTGGCCGGAGCACACTCTGCAGGGGGCCCGGCTGAGCCTGCGGCCAGCCCCACCACGCGCCTCTGCGCGCCTGCTGCTCCAAGGATTGCCTCCTGGCACCACACCCCAGCTCCTGGAGCAGTATGTCCAAGCTCTGCTTTGTGCCGCCGGGCACCCGGAGCAGCCTTGCCACGCCCTGGCCAGTCCCCGACCAGATCGCGCCCTGGTGCAACTGCCCAAGCCCCTTTCTGAGGCAGGTAAGAGGCGGGACTGGGGCGGCCTGCATGTTAGGGGAGGCGCCCTGTGCTGACTTGGATCCTCCCCACAGAGGCTGGTGTCCTGGAGGAGCACTCCCGGGCCCTGGGCCTGGAGGGGGCTGAGGTCTCCCTGGCTTGGGTGCCCCAGGCCTGGGCAGTGCGTGTGGTAGGAGGCGACCCCCCtgcagacctgctgctgctggagctgTACCTGGAGAATGAGCGCCGCAGTGGCGGGGGGCCCCTGGAGGGCATGCGCAGCCTTCCAGGGCACCTGGGCACCGTCGTCTCCTTCCAGCACTGGCGGGGTGAGTGGGGCAGGACAGGGCGGTTCCCCACCATGGCTTGGAGCCCTGATGACctgttctttcccttcttccaagTGGCCGAGCGGGTGCTGCAGCGGGACCACCGGCTGCAGGGCTCAGAGCTGAAACTTGTCCCTCACTACGATGTCCTGGAGCCTGAGAAGCTCACTGAGGACACAGGTGGAGGAAGCTGCCCGGGCGACCGGGGGCCTGGGGCCCCCAGGCACATTCTCCAGGAGGCAGGAGGACCAGCAAGGGAACAGCATTATGCTGGGGATGTCACACTGGGCTCTGAGGAGGcgccagggcagtcaggagcctctCTGAGCACAGGCCCTCAATGGGACAGCTCGTCGCTGGCACCGGCTGGGCCAGTCAGCTCAGGGCCCTGGGGGTCTTCAGAAGAGGAGGGACTGGGGAGCCCGAGGACTGTGGGGTCTCCGGACCCAGTGGAGATCGCCGTGCGCTCTTCAGAGCAGGTGGCGTCAGTGAGCCAGGGGCCCGCGGGGTCACCGGGGCAGCAGGGCCTGGTGGAGATGGTGCTGGCAATGGAGCCGGGAGCAATGCGCTTCATTCAGCTCTATCATGAGGATCTTCTCACCGGCCTGGAAGATGTGGCCCTCTTCCCACTCGAGGGCTCAGATACGACTGGATTCCGGGTGAGCAGCCCCTGAGGAGTCCTCACCTTTGATCCTCCTCTGCTACTGGGGGCTCCGGGTGCCTTTCCTGTGCCCTAAACTTGccaactgccccccacccccaccccatggtcCTGCAGCTCTGCGGAGCCCTGGCCCCATGCCAGGCAGCGAAGGAGTTTCTGCAAAGTCTGCTGGGCAGCGTTAGCTGTCACATGCTGAGCCTGAAGCACCCAGGCAGTGCCAGGTTCCTGCTGAGCCCAGAGGGGCAGCACCTTCTCCGGGAGCTGGAGGCACAGTTCCAGTGCGTCTTCAGGACAGAGCATCTGGCTGGGGCCGTCCTGGACATGGACCTGGAAGAGGTGGACACGGAACCTGCCCCGCCCTCCCCTTGTTACCCCTGCCCGGCGCTGCCTCCACCCTTGCTCAGACGCCTTGGGGGGCAGGTGTCCTGGGAGCCCTGACACTCTCTCCCAACAGGTGGGCCCCACTGAGGCCCTGCAGGCCCTCCCTGGCCTCTCCTCCACCCCGTGGCCTCCAGACGATCCGGACGGTGACCAGGAGAACTCAGGCCTGGGTAGGTATCCCTGGGGCCCCAGGACATCCCGCAGCCGTTTCTTGACTTCAGGCTCTGTGCTGCTCTGCACTGCGCCCATCGGCTGAGCGGATACCCTCCAACCCCTGTCTCCATCTTCCTCCCGGCCCCTGACTGCCCCGTCCTAGCTGGGCTTGACCTTTGACCGGGtgcctctccctgccccccagaGGAGGTCCGAGAGCTGCTGGCCACTCTGGAGGGCCTGGATGGGGAAGACTGGCTGCCACTGGAGCTAGGGgaggaggagcctgaggggcagCCAGAGGAGGAGGTGACAACCCTCAGGTCTGGGGAGGGGCCCTTGGCCCCCAGCACGAGAGAGCCTGAGTGGCTGCAGGAGGAAGCTGAGCTACAGCTGGCGCTCTACCGGTCCCTGCAGCCGCGGGGCCAGGCAGCCGAGCAGGAGGAGGCCGCGCTGCAGCAGGCCCTGGCCCTCTCCCTGCTGGAGCCGCCCCCCCTGAGTGGGGAGCAGGAGCTCCTCTGGGGCCAGGGCCCGGGTGGCCGGGCCCAGCTGGAGGTGCACGCCTCCTTCGAGCGGGATATGGACGAGCTGGACCGGGCCTTGGAGGCCGCCTTGGAGGTGCACCTCAGGGAGGAGCTGGTGGGGGCCCCGGGCTGTGTGCTGCCCGCGGAGCTGTGCGCCCGCCTAGAGCGGTGCCATGGTGTGAGTGTTGCCCTGCACGGTGGCCACATCGTCCTCCGCGGCTTTGGGGTCCAGCCTACCCACGCGGCCCGTCACCTGGCAGCGCTGCTGGCTGGCCCCCGGGATCAGAGCTCGGCCTTTCCCTTGGCGGCTTCCTGCTCCACACGTGAGTCCGCAGCCTGGGAGTGGGTGGGGAGGGCGACCAGCGCCCTGAGCATGGCCTACAGCCTTTCTCCTTCCTGCCTCAGTGCCACAGCAGAGGCTGAAGGAGCCCCTGGGCAGGCTGGAGCGTCTCGCTGAGAGCAGCAGTGAGTTCCAGGCGGTGGTGCAGGCCTTCTGTGACACGCTGGACACGGCCCACGGCAGGATCCACGTAGTGCGGGTGAGGCCACTTTGTCTTGCCGCCTCTGGCCTCTGGGCTCCTGGCACATTTTGCTTTGCAGAGCCCATGGCCAGGGAGACAGAAAGCTGTGGAGGTTGGGGGTCCCAGCCCGGGGCCCCATTCTGCCAGTGACAGGTGCCTGCTGCCGCCTCCTTGAGTAGAGCGTGGGGTGCTGGCGCCATCTGGTGGCTTCTCTGAGGATTGCTCCTTCTGCAGACTGCACTTCTGGGGGCTCCCCTGCCAGCCATGGGGGTGGCTCCAGCAAGAAGAGGGCTGGTTGGAGCCGCCTCCTGCATTCACTTGTAAAAAGTGGCAGCTCTGAGCATGGTCTCGTTGCAGAAAAGGCTGGGAACTACTGGTGGGGGagccagaaggaaggaaaaggaggctGAGAAGGAGAGGCTCGCAAGGCAATGGGGTGGACGATGGAGGCAGTGGCGTCCCGAGGGCCGGTGGGGCCAGAAGAAAGGGCTGAGGAGGAGGCTGAGCCAGGCTAGTTGGCTGGCACGCGAGTGTGAAAGCAGTGCCCAGAGACAGGATAACTGAGCATGAGCTGGGCTGCACACTCACGGCCGAGGGGCAGGAATCTGGGGCCAGACAAGAGCTGGGAAGCCAGGCAACCCCTTGACTCTTGAGGCACTGAGCTGTGGGTgggtgggcctggggtggggtagcagcatcagcagcctgGATCTGGTCAGAAATGCAGAACCCCAGGCCTTCCCCAGCCCTGGCCCAGTcagccagcagcagcaccaccgcTCTCCTGGTTCTACTGCTGTAACTCCACGAGTAGGACTCTGCTTCCATTTCTGGACTTAGCAGCCATCACTCCTGCTCTTTGCAGAGGACAGACCTCCTGCACTCgggccccaggctcctcttgAGGTTCGGCTGGTTGCCTGTGCAACTTCTTCCAGCAGGACCTCTATGACTGACGTCCGCTTGAGTCTTTTCTCCACTTAATTTTAGAGACTATCTCTTGCCTCCTTCCAGAGATGTGGAGAATGAGCTTCCCTTCCCCTGTCATTTCTTCCCTCTGCCATCTCACATTTGGTCAGTGACATTATTTTTATGTTGGCAAGGTTGACAAACCAACATCATTGACCGACTGTCATGAAGCTGCATGCCTGGgccatgagttcagttcagttgctcagtcgtgtccaactctgtgaccccatggactgcagcacgccaggcttcccagtccatcaccaactcccggagcttgcttaaactcatgtttgGGCCTTAGGTTGATCAATATATTatgataatgaaaaaatatttaccactggaccagagagggcaaaggggaaggaaaaacctaGTTGTTAAAACCATGTTGCCTGAAAGAGAATATTCTAGGAGTCAAGGGCAAATGGCCATTAATTTCATTTACTCTCTTCGTTTTTCTTTGTGGTGCTTGGCTACTGAGTTTCTCCTGTTGACTCCGTCGCCCTCTTGCATAGATTCCTTTTCTGTTTAGTAGAAGTATCTCCTTGAGTGAGTAGTAAACATCTtggacttttaaatttattttgccttttgcaaCTACAACTTGATATTTTTTCAAACAAAGCATGCTGtgtatttattaaaacatttctatGGACTTAGGCACAGCTGATTCTTCTGTGCCTTGATCTGTCCTTATTTTGTTTGCACCATAAATAGTGTGGCTGGGTATAGCGATCAGGATGAAAATATGTTTTCCTTCAGATCTTTGGAAGACTtaactctttttctttcctcctcaaaatttttttgttcttggaaaggtaaggaaaaaaaaaacaacaaaacccttcTGTGGCCTCTTAGCATCCAGTATTAGTGGTGAGAAGCCCAGTATGAGAATGTGAGATTTTTTCCACTTTTGTATATCaactttggtgtgtgtgtgtgtgtgtgtgtgtgtgtgtgtgtgtgtgtactcttgTAGAGTTTCCTTTCACTTTGAAGGCTGATATTTTCCCAGCAGGTAGGGGCCATGGGTGTGCCTTTCCCATCATCCTTGGCATTTCTTTCCATCTGAAGATGCCGCCTTCAGCTCAGAGAAACTGTCTTCCATCAAGCCCTTCTTTGCTCCCGTCGCATCTGGCGTATTCTCGTGGAAGTCCTCCTACTGAGATCTTAGACCTCCCGGCCCCTCTCCCACATCAGTCCTCTCACAGTTCCCAACTCTTTCTTCAGCTCTGCACTCTGAGTCACTTCCTGATCTCTATCTTCATCTTATTATTTAGCCTACCCACTGGATGCAGTTCAGCAATTCCATCCTTAATGTAAGAACACTCTAATTTTCAGCCTGTTTCTTTTTCACAGTAGGTAGTCTTGTTTCATGGATACAATATTCTTTTGCATCCGTCTGAAGTGACTAGAATTTCTTAAGACACTTTTTGGGTCCCTGAGTTGGTTCCTCCTGGTTGACTACCAGGTTGGTCACCAGGTCTCCCATCACTGGGAAGTCCGGGGTATCTCCTGGTGTTGGGGGTGAAgttctgcccgcagtgcaggcaCCGGGCTCAGCTTCTCTCTGTAGAGGTGTGGCTGTGGGTGCTGGGTTTTGGTTAGTGGATGGGTTGTCCACCTGCAGGCCCCCCGGAAGCCCTGCAGTGCCACTTGGGGCCCTGTGGAGGAGGCGAAGGTCAACCTCATGTGGGCTACTGAGTAGAGCATGGCAGGAGCTGTGAAGTCTCCCCAGTCTCTGaactcctccaagagggctcctTGGAGCTCAGCCCTGCTGGGTGGCCCAGAGGCACAAGTAGCCTGGCTCTgatcccacccccatccccaccccgacCCCCTGCCTCAGGTGGAGCGCGTGCTACACCCGCTGCTGCAGCAGCAGTACGAGCTGCACCGGGAGCGCCTGGAGCAGTGCTGTGAGCGGCCGGCCGAGCAGGTCCTGTACCACGGCACAGCGATGCCCACCGTCCCCGACATCTGCGCGCACGGCTTCAACCGCAGCTTCTGCGGCCGCAATGGTGAGACCTGGGTCCCTGCGGGGGCGTGGGCTCTGCTCCCTAGAAGCTCCCTTACCGCCCCGCCTCCCGGACCCCGTGCATTGCCCCCCGCAGGTGCGCTCTACGGACAGGGCGTGTACTTCGCCAAGCGCGCCTCCCTGTCGGTGCTGGACCGCTACTCGCCCCCCGATGCCGAGGGCCACAAGGCAGTGTTCGTGGCGCGGGTGCTGACCGGTGACTACGGGCAGGGCCAGCGCGGGCTGCGGGCACCCCCTCCGCGGCCCGCCGGGCACGCGCTCCTGCGTTATGACAGCGCGGTGGACTGCCTCCACCGGCCCAGCATCTTCGTCATCTTCCACGACACCCAGGCGCTACCCACCCACCTCATCACTTGCAAGCACAAGTCCCGGTCTCTCCCCGAAGACGCCCCTGCGCTCCTCAGCACCTCCCCAGCCACCTGACCCTAGAGGCCCCCCTCAGCCCGGCCTCCCGCTCCCTATTGCCGTGCACAGCCCTACCGCCCCGCCTCCTGTCGTGGTGCTGTGTCCCCCCTTGGGCAGGGTTCCCCCCACCCCGGCTTGGGCCGGGCCGACCACCAGGGGTCAGCAGAGCCCGGGAGGAGGGTGGCCGGGCCAGACCTCGCCCGAGCGCGACTGTGTCGTTTAAATAAACGTGCCTGTGGAGCTCCGGGTCCGACCTCTGTTTTGAGGGTGGCTAGGGGCGGGGCCAAGGCAGAGCCGCCGCGACTGGGTGGCGGAGGCCGACCCGGCGCGCCCCCGAGCGACCCCGCGTCGCCCTAGTGTCACGCACGCTCCCCTAACGTCTCCTTGGCGACGGGCCGCCCTCTGCGCGAGGGGAGTGAGCCGTGCCCGGCGGCGGAGGTGGGGGGGCGCTGTCCCAGAGAAGCCGCGCTGGCGCTCCGGCCCCGCCGCCGCGGGGAGCCCCGGCCCCGCAAGCACTCGGGCGCCAGGACCGCACGGGCGGCGCTCGGTtaggggccggggcggggctcTGGGCTCGCCCCGCCCGCACAGCCTGCGCAGCTCTCCCGGCACCGGCAGTCCGGCCGCACCGGCCGAGCCCAGCGGAGCTGAGCTATCGTGCGCGTAAGACCTGGGCCGGGACGGGGAGGCGCGCGGCGGGCGGGAGCTacgggatggggtgggggcagcccGGAACCAGAGGCTGCGTCGAGGCCCTTCCTCCCTCGGGAGGATGCCACCTCCGCGCGCGGAGACTGCGGAACTGGACGGGCGGTGCCCGGGGTGTGGGCAGGAAAGGCCGCCGGCGGGGTGCGGCTGGCGGCTGGGCGCCGGGCGGGGGGCTGGCCGGGAGGCAGGGTGCGGAGGGGCTGTGAGGGGTGGgacgggccggggcggggcggccCCCACCTCGGTGGCCGCCGTCTCCTCCCAGCACAGAGCCCACATTGTGCCCCCGCGCCAGCCCAGTCCCTCCAGGACGGAGCCCCGTTCACCTCCTGCACGCCCGCGCGTGGGGCCCGGGCGCTGAGGGGCGTGCGCGCGTCGGTGCTGGTGCGCTTCTGCGGCCCCGGCCGGGCATGTGCGTGCCGCGCAGGGAGGGCTGCTGGAGCGGCGGCCCAGGCTCCCTCCCAGCCTCGCTGCAGCAGAGCTCCCGCGGCCCACGCCGATGCGGCTTCAGCTATTTATAGGGCTTCACTGCGGAGACCGAGGTGGGGCTGTGCTGGGGTGGGGTAAGGCGACGGGGAGCCCTGTTGGCTCGGACAGCTTGGAGGTAGAGCTAGTGTCGAAGGCCTCTGAGGGGAGGGGCAGCAGCCAGTGGTTCCCCATGGCCTGCCTTGTTTGCTGATCGAAGGATTAGGGGAGACAGAGTCCAGGTTTGGCACAGAGGGGTCGGAGGCCAGTGTCGGTGTGATGGGGTGGAGGTTGGGATCAGTGGCCTCTGATGGGGTGAGCCCCTGGGCGATGGTGTGGAGGGGCCAGTGTTTGGATGACTATGACAAGGGAGTGGCAGTGAGTGTTGGGGGGTGTCAATATCTCCGTGCTGCAGGGAGTGAGGTCAATGTCTTGGGTGCGGGGTCACTCTATGGGTGTCTGAAGGATGAGCTGGAGGGGTGAGGCCAACCGTGGATGGCTGGAGAGGATCGTCCGTCCTGTCCGGGTTGAGAGGGTTCAGCGTGTGGATGAGGGGGGACGTAGGAGCGGTGTGGGTGTCAGTGTCCAGGTGACAGGGCGCCTGCGGTGGGTCCCTGTTTAGGTTAAGAATGTGTAGGTCAGTGTGGGGCAGTATGCCCCCATACACAGAGGTGTGATCCCCTCCTGCTTTCTCTCCAGGAGGCCATGTCGTGCGAGGACCAGGAGGTTCGGGCAGTGGTTGAGGATGGCTCCAACGGGGGCAGTGGCTCGCCCAGCCCTGGGGACACGCTGCCCTGGAACCTGGAGAAAACCCAGCGGAGCCGGAGAGGTGGAGGTGGCCCCGGAGGAAATGGGAGTGTCTTGGACCCTGCCGAAAGAGCAGTCATCCGCATTGCAGGTAACGCTCAGGAACTCGGCCTGTCCGGTTCATCAGCTCTCGCCTGTTGGCTGAGCCCCTGCTGTGTGTTCTGTGCGGGGCTTCAGGTGTCGGAGGAGAGGCCCGGGGGCGGCTTGCAGGGCGGAGCGGGCCTCTCGGTGCCGAGTGACTGCGGGCAGCACAGCGCCACCTGCTGGCCGCGCCCGGTCAGCTGCACGAGGCCGGAGGTGGCGCTTGCGGAGGGCGCCTTGCCGCTCTCAGGACGAGCTGTCAGGCCCCAGTGATGGTGACACTTCCTTAGGTTGCTGGGGCAGAGCCGCCTCCCAGGGAGTAGAAGCATGTAGGGGCAGGACAGGAGGGACCACCTGGTTGGTGGagtcccagcccctccctgagCCAAGATCCTGCCTGGCCTCCAGTAGCTgccatcctggaggaggaaggggaaggtcCGGGGCAAGGACCCTGACCGTGTGGGCTGGCAGCAGACAGCGGCTGCGCCCTCTAGGAAGTAGGTGACCTAGTGCTAGAGGCAAGGGGCGGGATGTGCTGCGAAGGGAGGAGCCAGCTGGGGGTCTCCAGGTCAGCCCCGTGGGCAGGACAGAATGAtgatgggggcgggggcgggggcgggggcgcccCTGCAGGAGGCCGGGAGGGTGGTCCGACGTGGGTGGGAAGAGGCCAGGAAGCCCCGTGCTGGGCGGGACGGTGCAGGCGGCAGCGAAGGACGTTGTGGGTGGGAGCACAGGGAGCTTGTGGGGGTGCGGGGAGCTGGAGGGTGCCGCTGCCCGGGGCCTTGTGGACGCGGCTGGTCCGCAGTCTTTTTCACATGTCACATCTGGATGCGAAGGAACGAGGCCCTCTTTCACCCAGGGGAAGGTGAATCCTGAACGTGCTACCGCAGCTCGGACCCCGGCGCTGTCAgcgcccccaccccatccctccgtGCCGTCCCGCGAGCCCTGGAAGCCGCGGGCTTCTGGACACGGGGTGCGCAGCGTTTCCAGCTGGAGGAACGCTGCCGGGGCGTTCCGGGGGAGGGCGTTTCTCAGCCCTGGGAGACGGGGCTTGCCAATCTGATGGGTGGCAAAGacattgtcttttaaaaacatcatATTTTCTTCTGTACATTTCCGATTTCAGCCCTTTTATTcgtaattaaaaatttttctttttagcgTAAGAATTTCATACCGAAAACACTCGATCTCCcaggttgcaagggaaagctctCGGTAGCGGCGGCGGGGGCGGAAGCGGGTGGGCGTGCCGGGGGCGGCCAGGTGAGCTCGCTGGGTCTGGCGGCCAGCGAGGAAGGGGGCCCCTGCCGGGCCGGGCGAGCAGATTTCGGGACGTCGTTGGGCCGGCAACCGGGTCGGGGGCGGGAAGGGGGTGTGCGCCGGCCGGGAGGAGTGCGGGGCGGAGACTAGGAGCCTCAGACGCCGGGAGGGGCCGGGGCGCGCGGCCGCCGCTCCCCGGGGCCCCGCCCGCCCGTGGGGCATCCTGggtgcggggcggggcgggggcggctcCTTTAAGCGGCGCGCGCGGCCGCAGGGGCCGAGTGGCCGCCGGGGACTGGAAGCCCGCTCTGCGCCGCAGCGCCCAGAGCGTCCCGCGCCCGCCGCCGCCATGGCCGCCCCGCCGCCGCCCGACGAGCAGGACTTCATCCAGGCCTACGAGGAGGTGCGCGAGAAGTACAAAGGTACGGCCGCGGTCCCCGCCCACCCTGCGGGCTGTCTGCCGGCCGACTGGCCGGCCCTGACAGGTCCTCCGGCCGGGCAGTACGGCCTCTGACACCTCGTCTGCGGAGGTCGTCCCGATCAGAGCCCAGACCCCCGGCCAACCCCCCAGCCTCACTCGACCGGCGTGGCCGCCGGCAGCGCGCTCGGCGGAGCCCGGTGGTCATGCCCTTAATAGGGCATGGTGCGGCGCGGGCGGGTGGAGTGGGCCGCCCTGGCCAGTGTCCTGTGTCCGGCGTCCGTGCACAGCAGACACGTGGGTCAGTCTGAGCTGTCCCCTACCCCTCGGTTGGGCGCGTCCCCCAGAAGCGCGGGTGGCCGCCTCTGTCTGGCAGTGGGTCGCATAGCTGCTGTCTTTCCTCACCTCCCCAAATTGGTGAGCACCTAGGCGGCCGCCCAGCCTTGGCAGGGACCCTGTGACGCCCCTTTACTGTCTGCTGGGGAGAAGCTGTGGGCTGGGGAAGTCGGgtcagcctcctcttcctctctacAGGAGCCCACTTGGGGGCTTTGGCAGACCCCTGCCCCTGCTCCACGTGCCAGGGACCCCTAGGTCTGTCCAGGCCTCACTGCTGTCCGGTGCCCGCAGCCCAGCTGCCTGGGGCGTGAGCTCTGAGCAGGCATGGGCGCAGCCCTGGCCCCTGGCCCGCAGAGGCTCAGCAAGGATCGAGGTGGGGCTCTGGGCAGCGCTCAGCCAGAGCAGGTCCCAGCCCCACACGGCTGGTTATGCTGGCTCTGCCCCCAAGGGCAGTTCAGGGAGAGAGGTCCTGCTGGGACCTTGCCTGGAGCCCTGGGCAGCCGCTGTCCACCCAGTGACCTCACCCAGGCAGGGGAGATTTCACCGGGCCCTAGGCTCGTCTCTGCCGGGCGGTCATCCACTCACGGCTCTCCGGGCCCTGGCCGGGTGGACGTGCTGCGTGCTTCTCCCACCAGCACTGTGGCCGACCCGCTTGCCTCTGTGACCAGTCGCTTGGGCTGGAGACACTGCTGTGACTGTGAGCTCCTGAGCCTGAGGGAGGGAAGGTGTGTCTTGGGTGGGCTGGCCTGACCCAGGGGCGTCCGTCTGGACACATCCAGGGCAGGGAGCAGCCGCCCACCTGGGCCGCAGCCCTCCTGGCAGGCCCCAGAACGGAACAGTTCATGAACTGGCCGCTCTGAAGGAAGTGGGGATGTCGCACAGAACGAACAGCGCTCTGTCCAGCATCTTCCTGTGTGGCTCCAGAGCCCGTCAGGGCGTCAGGCTGGAGTGTTCCAGCCTGAGAAGCCCTGGCCCTCTGCTCCCTGGCGTGGCGCCCACCTCTCAGGAGCGAGGCCTGACAGGACCCTGAGGGCTTCTAGGACTGGTGTGGAGCTGCCTTGGCCGTGCCCCTCCCCGCTGGCCTGGTTGCTGTCCGCGGGTGCAGGGTGCCTGCCTGAGGTGGCCAGTGCCGTGGCTCAGCTCTGATTGCGGCACAGGCCTGGGGTGGCTGAGAGCGGCGAACTGGGGGAGCAGGTGTGGGGACTGCTGGTTGGGGTAGGGAAGGCTTCTGGAGGACCCGAGTCCCTCAGCTCCTGGCTTGAGCCATGGGAACAGgtagggggctgggctgggcccgGGCTGTCAGGGCCACGGCCAAGGCCCGGGGacggtctcaaggagtcagaagAGGCCAGGCTATGGGCTGCGGGCCTGACGGCTGTGAGCCCCTCGGACCCACGGAAGCCTGAGGCCCtggcccatctgcccccctcgaGGAGTGCTGCCCCCCGCGGGGAAGAGAGGTGAGGCCTGCTGGGCtggaggcaggaaggaggcaCGGGTTCCCCTCCTGGGGGCGCAGTGAGCACTAGCAGGCTCAGCCCTCAGGGACCCCTGCCCAGCTCTGCACACCCGTTCCTGGTCACTCACTGGCCGGGGAGGGCCTGGCACCGCCTCCTGGCCTCTTCCCCTCTGGCAtttgccccgcccccacccttgcCCTGTTTGCCCTCTTGGACGCACCTTCCCCATCTGCCTCCAGAATCCAGTCTCTGCTGTGACCTTTGTGCCCTCGCCGGACCCTGGGGCACCTCCCTGTCCACACTGGACCTCACTGTCCACACTGGACGTGTCACTCCCCTGGAAATCCCCCACGCTCCCTGCAGCGTCCTGCTCCTCCCAGGGCCTTCTCCACTTCCTGTCTGCCGGCCCCTGGCTCCAGGGCAGATCCCCACAGGGCTGGAGAGCCAGGCGGGGCTGAGGGAGGCTGC includes the following:
- the PARP10 gene encoding protein mono-ADP-ribosyltransferase PARP10 isoform X1: MGEAEAEVGAAVELSGLPSSIPDELLTLYFENRRSSGGGPVASWQRLGHGGILTFEEPADAARVLAWPEHTLQGARLSLRPAPPRASARLLLQGLPPGTTPQLLEQYVQALLCAAGHPEQPCHALASPRPDRALVQLPKPLSEAEAGVLEEHSRALGLEGAEVSLAWVPQAWAVRVVGGDPPADLLLLELYLENERRSGGGPLEGMRSLPGHLGTVVSFQHWRGEWGRTGRFPTMAWSPDDLFFPFFQVAERVLQRDHRLQGSELKLVPHYDVLEPEKLTEDTGGGSCPGDRGPGAPRHILQEAGGPAREQHYAGDVTLGSEEAPGQSGASLSTGPQWDSSSLAPAGPVSSGPWGSSEEEGLGSPRTVGSPDPVEIAVRSSEQVASVSQGPAGSPGQQGLVEMVLAMEPGAMRFIQLYHEDLLTGLEDVALFPLEGSDTTGFRLCGALAPCQAAKEFLQSLLGSVSCHMLSLKHPGSARFLLSPEGQHLLRELEAQFQCVFRTEHLAGAVLDMDLEEVGPTEALQALPGLSSTPWPPDDPDGDQENSGLEEVRELLATLEGLDGEDWLPLELGEEEPEGQPEEEVTTLRSGEGPLAPSTREPEWLQEEAELQLALYRSLQPRGQAAEQEEAALQQALALSLLEPPPLSGEQELLWGQGPGGRAQLEVHASFERDMDELDRALEAALEVHLREELVGAPGCVLPAELCARLERCHGVSVALHGGHIVLRGFGVQPTHAARHLAALLAGPRDQSSAFPLAASCSTLPQQRLKEPLGRLERLAESSSEFQAVVQAFCDTLDTAHGRIHVVRVERVLHPLLQQQYELHRERLEQCCERPAEQVLYHGTAMPTVPDICAHGFNRSFCGRNGALYGQGVYFAKRASLSVLDRYSPPDAEGHKAVFVARVLTGDYGQGQRGLRAPPPRPAGHALLRYDSAVDCLHRPSIFVIFHDTQALPTHLITCKHKSRSLPEDAPALLSTSPAT
- the PARP10 gene encoding protein mono-ADP-ribosyltransferase PARP10 isoform X2, translating into MGEAEAEVGAAVELSGLPSSIPDELLTLYFENRRSSGGGPVASWQRLGHGGILTFEEPADAARVLAWPEHTLQGARLSLRPAPPRASARLLLQGLPPGTTPQLLEQYVQALLCAAGHPEQPCHALASPRPDRALVQLPKPLSEAEAGVLEEHSRALGLEGAEVSLAWVPQAWAVRVVGGDPPADLLLLELYLENERRSGGGPLEGMRSLPGHLGTVVSFQHWRVAERVLQRDHRLQGSELKLVPHYDVLEPEKLTEDTGGGSCPGDRGPGAPRHILQEAGGPAREQHYAGDVTLGSEEAPGQSGASLSTGPQWDSSSLAPAGPVSSGPWGSSEEEGLGSPRTVGSPDPVEIAVRSSEQVASVSQGPAGSPGQQGLVEMVLAMEPGAMRFIQLYHEDLLTGLEDVALFPLEGSDTTGFRLCGALAPCQAAKEFLQSLLGSVSCHMLSLKHPGSARFLLSPEGQHLLRELEAQFQCVFRTEHLAGAVLDMDLEEVGPTEALQALPGLSSTPWPPDDPDGDQENSGLEEVRELLATLEGLDGEDWLPLELGEEEPEGQPEEEVTTLRSGEGPLAPSTREPEWLQEEAELQLALYRSLQPRGQAAEQEEAALQQALALSLLEPPPLSGEQELLWGQGPGGRAQLEVHASFERDMDELDRALEAALEVHLREELVGAPGCVLPAELCARLERCHGVSVALHGGHIVLRGFGVQPTHAARHLAALLAGPRDQSSAFPLAASCSTLPQQRLKEPLGRLERLAESSSEFQAVVQAFCDTLDTAHGRIHVVRVERVLHPLLQQQYELHRERLEQCCERPAEQVLYHGTAMPTVPDICAHGFNRSFCGRNGALYGQGVYFAKRASLSVLDRYSPPDAEGHKAVFVARVLTGDYGQGQRGLRAPPPRPAGHALLRYDSAVDCLHRPSIFVIFHDTQALPTHLITCKHKSRSLPEDAPALLSTSPAT
- the PARP10 gene encoding protein mono-ADP-ribosyltransferase PARP10 isoform X3, with amino-acid sequence MGEAEAEVGAAVELSGLPSSIPDELLTLYFENRRSSGGGPVASWQRLGHGGILTFEEPADAARVLAWPEHTLQGARLSLRPAPPRASARLLLQGLPPGTTPQLLEQYVQALLCAAGHPEQPCHALASPRPDRALVQLPKPLSEAVAERVLQRDHRLQGSELKLVPHYDVLEPEKLTEDTGGGSCPGDRGPGAPRHILQEAGGPAREQHYAGDVTLGSEEAPGQSGASLSTGPQWDSSSLAPAGPVSSGPWGSSEEEGLGSPRTVGSPDPVEIAVRSSEQVASVSQGPAGSPGQQGLVEMVLAMEPGAMRFIQLYHEDLLTGLEDVALFPLEGSDTTGFRLCGALAPCQAAKEFLQSLLGSVSCHMLSLKHPGSARFLLSPEGQHLLRELEAQFQCVFRTEHLAGAVLDMDLEEVGPTEALQALPGLSSTPWPPDDPDGDQENSGLEEVRELLATLEGLDGEDWLPLELGEEEPEGQPEEEVTTLRSGEGPLAPSTREPEWLQEEAELQLALYRSLQPRGQAAEQEEAALQQALALSLLEPPPLSGEQELLWGQGPGGRAQLEVHASFERDMDELDRALEAALEVHLREELVGAPGCVLPAELCARLERCHGVSVALHGGHIVLRGFGVQPTHAARHLAALLAGPRDQSSAFPLAASCSTLPQQRLKEPLGRLERLAESSSEFQAVVQAFCDTLDTAHGRIHVVRVERVLHPLLQQQYELHRERLEQCCERPAEQVLYHGTAMPTVPDICAHGFNRSFCGRNGALYGQGVYFAKRASLSVLDRYSPPDAEGHKAVFVARVLTGDYGQGQRGLRAPPPRPAGHALLRYDSAVDCLHRPSIFVIFHDTQALPTHLITCKHKSRSLPEDAPALLSTSPAT